The genomic segment CCAGGCGTTGCCGCTGCGCACTGCGGCGATGGCGGCGACGAGGAGGAGTGAACCGGTGAGCGCGATCGCGTCGGCGTCCCCGCGAGCGACCAGTTCCCTCAAACTGTCTTTGGCCCGGACCGCGACGTCCTCGGCGCCCTGTGCTTCTTTGTCAGCCAAGAGCACCTGAGTCATGTTCCAGTGAGCTGCCGCCAGCCGGACTGGGTCGTCCGCGGCTTCAGCAGTCCGGAGGGCACGGTCGGCGACCAGTAGGGACAGTTCTTTCCGGCCGATGCGTTTGGTGACCGTGCGTACCAGCCCGTACAGGTCAGCGGCGTATTGGTGGGCGACGCGCCGGCTGCGGGCCTCGGGACTTCGCAGCGCGGCTTCGGTACGCGTGATCAGCTCAGGAAGGTCACCGGTCAGCCGACTGTAGCGCTCGGGCGAGGTCTGCCAGGTGGACCATGCTGCCAAGACGTCGCCGTGCAAGACGTCGAGGTCAGGGGAGGAGGTGGGCTTTGGCGCCGGGCCGGTGAGCGCACGGCAGAGTGCGTCGCCCGCGGTGCTGGATGTCGGGGGGCGGTGGTGCACCGGGAGATGGCTGAGCAGCTGACCCGGCTCGACTCCGAGCACCTCGGCGAGCTGGACCAGTACGGGAATCGCAGGAAGCTTCTTGCCGAGTTCGATCTGATACAGGTAGTCCGGGGTGATACCGGCCAATCCGGCAACGACCGTCTTGGACTTGTGGGCGGCCGACCGGTAGAACTGGATTCGGCTTCCCACCACGCGTGCCAGATGCTCACTCATCGCGTCTCCGCCCCTCGCCGCGCAGGCCTGACCAGTGCAAATAGTAGCTCGCGCGATGCAGCCCGTCACGGGTGGCAGACTTTCGTCATGACCGCGCCCACTGCGCCGCCCCAGACCCTGCTGCTCTG from the Amycolatopsis magusensis genome contains:
- a CDS encoding helix-turn-helix domain-containing protein: MSEHLARVVGSRIQFYRSAAHKSKTVVAGLAGITPDYLYQIELGKKLPAIPVLVQLAEVLGVEPGQLLSHLPVHHRPPTSSTAGDALCRALTGPAPKPTSSPDLDVLHGDVLAAWSTWQTSPERYSRLTGDLPELITRTEAALRSPEARSRRVAHQYAADLYGLVRTVTKRIGRKELSLLVADRALRTAEAADDPVRLAAAHWNMTQVLLADKEAQGAEDVAVRAKDSLRELVARGDADAIALTGSLLLVAAIAAVRSGNAWTARDRLREAVPLAQHVGERNTCWTAFGPTNVAMYAVSVEVESGEAVEGLRLAERIDHDRSPSIERRVAFLLDQAKGYKQRRDYASALLLLQTAEQEAPEDIRNRPAAHDLIREVVGNGRRTVSSEAVRLATRVGLPV